The following proteins are co-located in the Branchiostoma lanceolatum isolate klBraLanc5 chromosome 16, klBraLanc5.hap2, whole genome shotgun sequence genome:
- the LOC136421364 gene encoding epidermal growth factor receptor kinase substrate 8-like isoform X2 yields MTNDDASVYYDEYLNRPTLDDFQSEADLDFSSAIRGRRGSVGMISDGGRSGRDIYERRKQMATYGDSQVARTAQYPVKHLMTIPVERGKEEDSVQEAMLRLDRMEARGELWIQDAVLDVGDDVRLVDMGTGELLENLDPRYIQMNRSTRGPGSLSDLLLLVYQHPDTRKEELFVFQCDEYPSDALNNEISKAMDGQDLNGYDMAPLRNSLPVIPARAPSVRDDELSPLSLTGPPAAIIPYYPPSRPTETSYVSKSFGPPVSTASQPFVGPAAEPPIAAQDVSHQYRYYDNANKEIVNVVHLDSGPTTKTKDEFLTDRYVDILNHVIDEIEEFSLDLDQMVYMQRPEVAPYGRGRSKKRRKGKGQVVQYVPPPPAMTPTPNISDYADVLGKFKYAFNLATRVRAYIRNPNAAELIHMLFGMLRRVVQTCPDPDLPRQVVSPLLTLDAVRLIPTATVTEDVTFWRSLGPAWTTPREEWPYDEYVPPYLPRFRDGWAPAQVADEINLPIHPDLPSVGATHTARVVPKAAESSMQRAVSLDRLDQLDAQPEQLPISEPIVYRRMEKRPSRAEHLPLPPVERMRRRRVSEATDRSGKTEKLTYHAPPVPPQPSSPPPLPPPSQAPTVPASSVTEKSTEEHVFQFEQNGYRIEDDLTSMATTNTQRYHSVSASRHGSRHGTRGPRCKARVSFDARNSHELSIVKGEKLEIRDASRQRWWRVRNRSGDEGFVPSSFIDLGDGTSRATSVASSVRARSSHSRSRSRSRKRAPSVARESVGTYSVPPSEPAVSVRSRRRSKSRDKRSGSRSRSRSEQKRRPRSSKSRSGSRRRSRSQGTQVDEPGHVTQAVDPRDLTYDPSDLTYDSTTEDVRIWLKKNGFSRNAMDYLGVLTGTQLFSLTKAELQLVCGEEGGKVYEAMTHVKTKIQGSKNGR; encoded by the exons ATGACGAATGACGACGCGTCAGTCTATTATGATGAATACCTAAACAGACCGACCCTGGACGACTTCCAATCCGAGGCGGATCTCGACTTCTCTAGTGCGATTCG GGGCCGCCGTGGCTCTGTGGGTATGATATCAGACGGTGGAAGAAGCGGGAGGGATATTTACG AGCGAAGAAAACAAATGGCGACCTACGGGGATAGCCAGGTGGCAAGGACTGCCCAGTATCCTGTCAAG CACCTAATGACCATTCCAGTTGAGCGAGGTAAAGAGGAAGACTCTGTTCAAGAGGCAATGCTTCGACTGGACCGCATGGAGGCGCGTGGAGAACTCTGGATCCAGGACGCCGTTCTTGACGTAGGGGATGACGTCAGACTCGTTGACATGGGAACGGGAGAACTGCTCGAAAATCTCGACCCCAGGTACATCCAGATGAACCGTTCCACACGTGGTCCCGGGAGTTTGTCGGACTTGCTCCTCCTGGTGTACCAGCACCCAGACACCAGGAAGGAGGAGCTCTTCGTCTTTCAGTGCGACGAATATCCCTCAGACGCGCTCAACAACGAGATATCTAAAGCCATGGACGGACAGGACTTGAACGGGTACGACATGGCACCTCTACGGAATTCCCTACCGGTCATCCCAGCCCGTGCTCCTTCCGTACGGGATGACGAACTCTCCCCGCTCTCCCTCACGGGTCCGCCCGCAGCCATTATTCCCTACTATCCCCCATCTCGCCCCACAGAGACCAGCTACGTTTCAAAGAGCTTCGGGCCTCCCGTCTCCACCGCGTCACAGCCCTTCGTCGGTCCGGCGGCAGAACCACCAATCGCCGCACAGGACGTGTCCCACCAGTACCGTTACTATGACAACGCGAACAAAGAGATTGTGAACGTTGTGCACCTGGACTCCGGGCCAACGACCAAGACCAAGGACGAGTTCCTGACCGACCGTTACGTCGACATTTTGAATCACGTCATCGACGAGATTGAGGAGTTCTCCCTAGATCTGGACCAGATGGTCTACATGCAGCGGCCGGAGGTGGCTCCGTACGGCCGCGGGAGGAGCAAGAAGAGGAGAAAGGGGAAAGGACAGGTCGTACAATACGTGCCACCGCCCCCT GCAATGACCCCGACTCCCAACATCAGTGATTACGCTGACGTTCTGGGAAAGTTCAAGTACGCCTTCAACCTAGCGACTCGCGTCAGAGCCTATATCAG gAACCCGAATGCAGCTGAGCTGATCCACATGCTGTTCGGGATGTTGCGGCGCGTGGTGCAGACGTGCCCGGACCCGGACCTCCCCCGACAGGTCGTGTCCCCGCTGCTGACGTTAGACGCCGTCAGACTCATCCCCACCGCCACCGTCACAGAGGACGTCACGTTCTGGAGATCACTCGGACCGGCCTGGACAACACCAAG GGAAGAATGGCCGTACGACGAGTACGTCCCCCCGTACCTGCCGAGGTTCCGGGACGGCTGGGCGCCTGCGCAGGTTGCCGACGAGATCAACCTGCCGATCCACCCCGACCTGCCGTCCGTGGGCGCGACTCACACCGCGCGGGTCGTCCCAAAGGCAGCTGAAAGCAGTATG CAACGAGCAGTGTCCCTTGACCGACTGGATCAGCTTGACGCCCAACCGGAGCAGCTACCTATCAGTGAGCCG ATCGTGTATCGGCGGATGGAAAAGCGCCCCAGTCGGGCCGAGCATCTACCCCTTCCCCCAGTAGAGAGGATGCGACGCCGGCGGGTATCAGAAGCTACAGATCGTTCGGGAAAGACCGAAAAGCTGACGTATCACGCACCGCCGGTACCACCGCAACCTTCCAGCCCACCCCCACTACCGCCACCGTCACAGGCCCCGACCGTCCCGGCGAGTAGCGTTACGGAAAAG TCTACAGAGGAACATGTGTTTCAGTTTGAACAGAACGGCTATCGGATTGAAGATGACCTGACGTCGATGgctacaacaaacacacaaag GTATCACTCTGTGTCCGCCTCCCGACACGGGTCCCGACACGGTACACGCGGACCCCGCTGTAAGGCACGGGTGTCCTTCGACGCGCGCAACTCTCACGAGCTGAGCATCGTCAAAGGGGAGAAATTGGAGATCAGAGACGCGTCACGCCAGCGTTGGTGGCGCGTGCGCAATAGAAGCGGAGATGAAGGCTTCGTTCCGTCAAGCTTCATCGATCTAGGAGATGGG ACGAGTAGAGCCACCAGCGTAGCAAGCAGTGTACGGGCGCGGTCCAGCCACAGTCGGAGCCGTAGCCGTAGCCGTAAGCGAGCCCCATCTGTGGCACGGGAATCGGTGGGGACGTACTCAGTCCCACCGTCCGAACCAG CCGTCAGTGTACGATCCCGCAGACGATCCAAAAGCAGGGATAAACGGTCGGGATCACGGTCGAGATCACGGTCGGAACAGAAGAGACGACCAAGATCGTCAAAATCCCGCTCAGGATCGCGACGTAGATCGAGGAGCCAGGGGACCCAGGTTGACGAGCCAG GACATGTGACCCAGGCCGTTGACCCCAGGGACCTGACTTATGACCCTAGTGACCTGACCTATGACTCCACCACTGAAGACGTGCGCATCTGGCTGAAGAAGAACGGCTTCAGTCGTAACGCCATGGACTACCTCGGAGTTCTGACGGGAACACAGCTCTTCAGCCTCACCAAGGCAGAGCTGCAGCTGGTGTGCGGGGAGGAGGGCGGCAAGGTTTATGAGGCAATGACACACGTCAAGACGAAAATACAGGGCAGCAAGAATGGACGTTAA
- the LOC136421364 gene encoding epidermal growth factor receptor kinase substrate 8-like isoform X10 produces the protein MTNDDASVYYDEYLNRPTLDDFQSEADLDFSSAIRGRRGSVGMISDGGRSGRDIYERRKQMATYGDSQVARTAQYPVKHLMTIPVERGKEEDSVQEAMLRLDRMEARGELWIQDAVLDVGDDVRLVDMGTGELLENLDPRYIQMNRSTRGPGSLSDLLLLVYQHPDTRKEELFVFQCDEYPSDALNNEISKAMDGQDLNGYDMAPLRNSLPVIPARAPSVRDDELSPLSLTGPPAAIIPYYPPSRPTETSYVSKSFGPPVSTASQPFVGPAAEPPIAAQDVSHQYRYYDNANKEIVNVVHLDSGPTTKTKDEFLTDRYVDILNHVIDEIEEFSLDLDQMVYMQRPEVAPYGRGRSKKRRKGKGQVVQYVPPPPAMTPTPNISDYADVLGKFKYAFNLATRVRAYIRNPNAAELIHMLFGMLRRVVQTCPDPDLPRQVVSPLLTLDAVRLIPTATVTEDVTFWRSLGPAWTTPREEWPYDEYVPPYLPRFRDGWAPAQVADEINLPIHPDLPSVGATHTARVVPKAAESSMQRAVSLDRLDQLDAQPEQLPISEPIVYRRMEKRPSRAEHLPLPPVERMRRRRVSEATDRSGKTEKLTYHAPPVPPQPSSPPPLPPPSQAPTVPASSVTEKSTEEHVFQFEQNGYRIEDDLTSMATTNTQRYHSVSASRHGSRHGTRGPRCKARVSFDARNSHELSIVKGEKLEIRDASRQRWWRVRNRSGDEGFVPSSFIDLGDGDM, from the exons ATGACGAATGACGACGCGTCAGTCTATTATGATGAATACCTAAACAGACCGACCCTGGACGACTTCCAATCCGAGGCGGATCTCGACTTCTCTAGTGCGATTCG GGGCCGCCGTGGCTCTGTGGGTATGATATCAGACGGTGGAAGAAGCGGGAGGGATATTTACG AGCGAAGAAAACAAATGGCGACCTACGGGGATAGCCAGGTGGCAAGGACTGCCCAGTATCCTGTCAAG CACCTAATGACCATTCCAGTTGAGCGAGGTAAAGAGGAAGACTCTGTTCAAGAGGCAATGCTTCGACTGGACCGCATGGAGGCGCGTGGAGAACTCTGGATCCAGGACGCCGTTCTTGACGTAGGGGATGACGTCAGACTCGTTGACATGGGAACGGGAGAACTGCTCGAAAATCTCGACCCCAGGTACATCCAGATGAACCGTTCCACACGTGGTCCCGGGAGTTTGTCGGACTTGCTCCTCCTGGTGTACCAGCACCCAGACACCAGGAAGGAGGAGCTCTTCGTCTTTCAGTGCGACGAATATCCCTCAGACGCGCTCAACAACGAGATATCTAAAGCCATGGACGGACAGGACTTGAACGGGTACGACATGGCACCTCTACGGAATTCCCTACCGGTCATCCCAGCCCGTGCTCCTTCCGTACGGGATGACGAACTCTCCCCGCTCTCCCTCACGGGTCCGCCCGCAGCCATTATTCCCTACTATCCCCCATCTCGCCCCACAGAGACCAGCTACGTTTCAAAGAGCTTCGGGCCTCCCGTCTCCACCGCGTCACAGCCCTTCGTCGGTCCGGCGGCAGAACCACCAATCGCCGCACAGGACGTGTCCCACCAGTACCGTTACTATGACAACGCGAACAAAGAGATTGTGAACGTTGTGCACCTGGACTCCGGGCCAACGACCAAGACCAAGGACGAGTTCCTGACCGACCGTTACGTCGACATTTTGAATCACGTCATCGACGAGATTGAGGAGTTCTCCCTAGATCTGGACCAGATGGTCTACATGCAGCGGCCGGAGGTGGCTCCGTACGGCCGCGGGAGGAGCAAGAAGAGGAGAAAGGGGAAAGGACAGGTCGTACAATACGTGCCACCGCCCCCT GCAATGACCCCGACTCCCAACATCAGTGATTACGCTGACGTTCTGGGAAAGTTCAAGTACGCCTTCAACCTAGCGACTCGCGTCAGAGCCTATATCAG gAACCCGAATGCAGCTGAGCTGATCCACATGCTGTTCGGGATGTTGCGGCGCGTGGTGCAGACGTGCCCGGACCCGGACCTCCCCCGACAGGTCGTGTCCCCGCTGCTGACGTTAGACGCCGTCAGACTCATCCCCACCGCCACCGTCACAGAGGACGTCACGTTCTGGAGATCACTCGGACCGGCCTGGACAACACCAAG GGAAGAATGGCCGTACGACGAGTACGTCCCCCCGTACCTGCCGAGGTTCCGGGACGGCTGGGCGCCTGCGCAGGTTGCCGACGAGATCAACCTGCCGATCCACCCCGACCTGCCGTCCGTGGGCGCGACTCACACCGCGCGGGTCGTCCCAAAGGCAGCTGAAAGCAGTATG CAACGAGCAGTGTCCCTTGACCGACTGGATCAGCTTGACGCCCAACCGGAGCAGCTACCTATCAGTGAGCCG ATCGTGTATCGGCGGATGGAAAAGCGCCCCAGTCGGGCCGAGCATCTACCCCTTCCCCCAGTAGAGAGGATGCGACGCCGGCGGGTATCAGAAGCTACAGATCGTTCGGGAAAGACCGAAAAGCTGACGTATCACGCACCGCCGGTACCACCGCAACCTTCCAGCCCACCCCCACTACCGCCACCGTCACAGGCCCCGACCGTCCCGGCGAGTAGCGTTACGGAAAAG TCTACAGAGGAACATGTGTTTCAGTTTGAACAGAACGGCTATCGGATTGAAGATGACCTGACGTCGATGgctacaacaaacacacaaag GTATCACTCTGTGTCCGCCTCCCGACACGGGTCCCGACACGGTACACGCGGACCCCGCTGTAAGGCACGGGTGTCCTTCGACGCGCGCAACTCTCACGAGCTGAGCATCGTCAAAGGGGAGAAATTGGAGATCAGAGACGCGTCACGCCAGCGTTGGTGGCGCGTGCGCAATAGAAGCGGAGATGAAGGCTTCGTTCCGTCAAGCTTCATCGATCTAGGAGATGGG GACATGTGA
- the LOC136421364 gene encoding epidermal growth factor receptor kinase substrate 8-like isoform X4, producing the protein MISDGGRSGRDIYERRKQMATYGDSQVARTAQYPVKHLMTIPVERGKEEDSVQEAMLRLDRMEARGELWIQDAVLDVGDDVRLVDMGTGELLENLDPRYIQMNRSTRGPGSLSDLLLLVYQHPDTRKEELFVFQCDEYPSDALNNEISKAMDGQDLNGYDMAPLRNSLPVIPARAPSVRDDELSPLSLTGPPAAIIPYYPPSRPTETSYVSKSFGPPVSTASQPFVGPAAEPPIAAQDVSHQYRYYDNANKEIVNVVHLDSGPTTKTKDEFLTDRYVDILNHVIDEIEEFSLDLDQMVYMQRPEVAPYGRGRSKKRRKGKGQVVQYVPPPPAMTPTPNISDYADVLGKFKYAFNLATRVRAYIRNPNAAELIHMLFGMLRRVVQTCPDPDLPRQVVSPLLTLDAVRLIPTATVTEDVTFWRSLGPAWTTPREEWPYDEYVPPYLPRFRDGWAPAQVADEINLPIHPDLPSVGATHTARVVPKAAESSMQRAVSLDRLDQLDAQPEQLPISEPIVYRRMEKRPSRAEHLPLPPVERMRRRRVSEATDRSGKTEKLTYHAPPVPPQPSSPPPLPPPSQAPTVPASSVTEKSTEEHVFQFEQNGYRIEDDLTSMATTNTQRYHSVSASRHGSRHGTRGPRCKARVSFDARNSHELSIVKGEKLEIRDASRQRWWRVRNRSGDEGFVPSSFIDLGDGTSRATSVASSVRARSSHSRSRSRSRKRAPSVARESVGTYSVPPSEPEAVSVRSRRRSKSRDKRSGSRSRSRSEQKRRPRSSKSRSGSRRRSRSQGTQVDEPGHVTQAVDPRDLTYDPSDLTYDSTTEDVRIWLKKNGFSRNAMDYLGVLTGTQLFSLTKAELQLVCGEEGGKVYEAMTHVKTKIQGSKNGR; encoded by the exons ATGATATCAGACGGTGGAAGAAGCGGGAGGGATATTTACG AGCGAAGAAAACAAATGGCGACCTACGGGGATAGCCAGGTGGCAAGGACTGCCCAGTATCCTGTCAAG CACCTAATGACCATTCCAGTTGAGCGAGGTAAAGAGGAAGACTCTGTTCAAGAGGCAATGCTTCGACTGGACCGCATGGAGGCGCGTGGAGAACTCTGGATCCAGGACGCCGTTCTTGACGTAGGGGATGACGTCAGACTCGTTGACATGGGAACGGGAGAACTGCTCGAAAATCTCGACCCCAGGTACATCCAGATGAACCGTTCCACACGTGGTCCCGGGAGTTTGTCGGACTTGCTCCTCCTGGTGTACCAGCACCCAGACACCAGGAAGGAGGAGCTCTTCGTCTTTCAGTGCGACGAATATCCCTCAGACGCGCTCAACAACGAGATATCTAAAGCCATGGACGGACAGGACTTGAACGGGTACGACATGGCACCTCTACGGAATTCCCTACCGGTCATCCCAGCCCGTGCTCCTTCCGTACGGGATGACGAACTCTCCCCGCTCTCCCTCACGGGTCCGCCCGCAGCCATTATTCCCTACTATCCCCCATCTCGCCCCACAGAGACCAGCTACGTTTCAAAGAGCTTCGGGCCTCCCGTCTCCACCGCGTCACAGCCCTTCGTCGGTCCGGCGGCAGAACCACCAATCGCCGCACAGGACGTGTCCCACCAGTACCGTTACTATGACAACGCGAACAAAGAGATTGTGAACGTTGTGCACCTGGACTCCGGGCCAACGACCAAGACCAAGGACGAGTTCCTGACCGACCGTTACGTCGACATTTTGAATCACGTCATCGACGAGATTGAGGAGTTCTCCCTAGATCTGGACCAGATGGTCTACATGCAGCGGCCGGAGGTGGCTCCGTACGGCCGCGGGAGGAGCAAGAAGAGGAGAAAGGGGAAAGGACAGGTCGTACAATACGTGCCACCGCCCCCT GCAATGACCCCGACTCCCAACATCAGTGATTACGCTGACGTTCTGGGAAAGTTCAAGTACGCCTTCAACCTAGCGACTCGCGTCAGAGCCTATATCAG gAACCCGAATGCAGCTGAGCTGATCCACATGCTGTTCGGGATGTTGCGGCGCGTGGTGCAGACGTGCCCGGACCCGGACCTCCCCCGACAGGTCGTGTCCCCGCTGCTGACGTTAGACGCCGTCAGACTCATCCCCACCGCCACCGTCACAGAGGACGTCACGTTCTGGAGATCACTCGGACCGGCCTGGACAACACCAAG GGAAGAATGGCCGTACGACGAGTACGTCCCCCCGTACCTGCCGAGGTTCCGGGACGGCTGGGCGCCTGCGCAGGTTGCCGACGAGATCAACCTGCCGATCCACCCCGACCTGCCGTCCGTGGGCGCGACTCACACCGCGCGGGTCGTCCCAAAGGCAGCTGAAAGCAGTATG CAACGAGCAGTGTCCCTTGACCGACTGGATCAGCTTGACGCCCAACCGGAGCAGCTACCTATCAGTGAGCCG ATCGTGTATCGGCGGATGGAAAAGCGCCCCAGTCGGGCCGAGCATCTACCCCTTCCCCCAGTAGAGAGGATGCGACGCCGGCGGGTATCAGAAGCTACAGATCGTTCGGGAAAGACCGAAAAGCTGACGTATCACGCACCGCCGGTACCACCGCAACCTTCCAGCCCACCCCCACTACCGCCACCGTCACAGGCCCCGACCGTCCCGGCGAGTAGCGTTACGGAAAAG TCTACAGAGGAACATGTGTTTCAGTTTGAACAGAACGGCTATCGGATTGAAGATGACCTGACGTCGATGgctacaacaaacacacaaag GTATCACTCTGTGTCCGCCTCCCGACACGGGTCCCGACACGGTACACGCGGACCCCGCTGTAAGGCACGGGTGTCCTTCGACGCGCGCAACTCTCACGAGCTGAGCATCGTCAAAGGGGAGAAATTGGAGATCAGAGACGCGTCACGCCAGCGTTGGTGGCGCGTGCGCAATAGAAGCGGAGATGAAGGCTTCGTTCCGTCAAGCTTCATCGATCTAGGAGATGGG ACGAGTAGAGCCACCAGCGTAGCAAGCAGTGTACGGGCGCGGTCCAGCCACAGTCGGAGCCGTAGCCGTAGCCGTAAGCGAGCCCCATCTGTGGCACGGGAATCGGTGGGGACGTACTCAGTCCCACCGTCCGAACCAG AAGCCGTCAGTGTACGATCCCGCAGACGATCCAAAAGCAGGGATAAACGGTCGGGATCACGGTCGAGATCACGGTCGGAACAGAAGAGACGACCAAGATCGTCAAAATCCCGCTCAGGATCGCGACGTAGATCGAGGAGCCAGGGGACCCAGGTTGACGAGCCAG GACATGTGACCCAGGCCGTTGACCCCAGGGACCTGACTTATGACCCTAGTGACCTGACCTATGACTCCACCACTGAAGACGTGCGCATCTGGCTGAAGAAGAACGGCTTCAGTCGTAACGCCATGGACTACCTCGGAGTTCTGACGGGAACACAGCTCTTCAGCCTCACCAAGGCAGAGCTGCAGCTGGTGTGCGGGGAGGAGGGCGGCAAGGTTTATGAGGCAATGACACACGTCAAGACGAAAATACAGGGCAGCAAGAATGGACGTTAA
- the LOC136421364 gene encoding epidermal growth factor receptor kinase substrate 8-like protein 2 isoform X5 — MTNDDASVYYDEYLNRPTLDDFQSEADLDFSSAIRGRRGSVGMISDGGRSGRDIYERRKQMATYGDSQVARTAQYPVKHLMTIPVERGKEEDSVQEAMLRLDRMEARGELWIQDAVLDVGDDVRLVDMGTGELLENLDPRYIQMNRSTRGPGSLSDLLLLVYQHPDTRKEELFVFQCDEYPSDALNNEISKAMDGQDLNGYDMAPLRNSLPVIPARAPSVRDDELSPLSLTGPPAAIIPYYPPSRPTETSYVSKSFGPPVSTASQPFVGPAAEPPIAAQDVSHQYRYYDNANKEIVNVVHLDSGPTTKTKDEFLTDRYVDILNHVIDEIEEFSLDLDQMVYMQRPEVAPYGRGRSKKRRKGKGQVVQYVPPPPAMTPTPNISDYADVLGKFKYAFNLATRVRAYIRNPNAAELIHMLFGMLRRVVQTCPDPDLPRQVVSPLLTLDAVRLIPTATVTEDVTFWRSLGPAWTTPREEWPYDEYVPPYLPRFRDGWAPAQVADEINLPIHPDLPSVGATHTARVVPKAAESSMQRAVSLDRLDQLDAQPEQLPISEPIVYRRMEKRPSRAEHLPLPPVERMRRRRVSEATDRSGKTEKLTYHAPPVPPQPSSPPPLPPPSQAPTVPASSVTEKSTEEHVFQFEQNGYRIEDDLTSMATTNTQRYHSVSASRHGSRHGTRGPRCKARVSFDARNSHELSIVKGEKLEIRDASRQRWWRVRNRSGDEGFVPSSFIDLGDGTSRATSVASSVRARSSHSRSRSRSRKRAPSVARESVGTYSVPPSEPGHVTQAVDPRDLTYDPSDLTYDSTTEDVRIWLKKNGFSRNAMDYLGVLTGTQLFSLTKAELQLVCGEEGGKVYEAMTHVKTKIQGSKNGR, encoded by the exons ATGACGAATGACGACGCGTCAGTCTATTATGATGAATACCTAAACAGACCGACCCTGGACGACTTCCAATCCGAGGCGGATCTCGACTTCTCTAGTGCGATTCG GGGCCGCCGTGGCTCTGTGGGTATGATATCAGACGGTGGAAGAAGCGGGAGGGATATTTACG AGCGAAGAAAACAAATGGCGACCTACGGGGATAGCCAGGTGGCAAGGACTGCCCAGTATCCTGTCAAG CACCTAATGACCATTCCAGTTGAGCGAGGTAAAGAGGAAGACTCTGTTCAAGAGGCAATGCTTCGACTGGACCGCATGGAGGCGCGTGGAGAACTCTGGATCCAGGACGCCGTTCTTGACGTAGGGGATGACGTCAGACTCGTTGACATGGGAACGGGAGAACTGCTCGAAAATCTCGACCCCAGGTACATCCAGATGAACCGTTCCACACGTGGTCCCGGGAGTTTGTCGGACTTGCTCCTCCTGGTGTACCAGCACCCAGACACCAGGAAGGAGGAGCTCTTCGTCTTTCAGTGCGACGAATATCCCTCAGACGCGCTCAACAACGAGATATCTAAAGCCATGGACGGACAGGACTTGAACGGGTACGACATGGCACCTCTACGGAATTCCCTACCGGTCATCCCAGCCCGTGCTCCTTCCGTACGGGATGACGAACTCTCCCCGCTCTCCCTCACGGGTCCGCCCGCAGCCATTATTCCCTACTATCCCCCATCTCGCCCCACAGAGACCAGCTACGTTTCAAAGAGCTTCGGGCCTCCCGTCTCCACCGCGTCACAGCCCTTCGTCGGTCCGGCGGCAGAACCACCAATCGCCGCACAGGACGTGTCCCACCAGTACCGTTACTATGACAACGCGAACAAAGAGATTGTGAACGTTGTGCACCTGGACTCCGGGCCAACGACCAAGACCAAGGACGAGTTCCTGACCGACCGTTACGTCGACATTTTGAATCACGTCATCGACGAGATTGAGGAGTTCTCCCTAGATCTGGACCAGATGGTCTACATGCAGCGGCCGGAGGTGGCTCCGTACGGCCGCGGGAGGAGCAAGAAGAGGAGAAAGGGGAAAGGACAGGTCGTACAATACGTGCCACCGCCCCCT GCAATGACCCCGACTCCCAACATCAGTGATTACGCTGACGTTCTGGGAAAGTTCAAGTACGCCTTCAACCTAGCGACTCGCGTCAGAGCCTATATCAG gAACCCGAATGCAGCTGAGCTGATCCACATGCTGTTCGGGATGTTGCGGCGCGTGGTGCAGACGTGCCCGGACCCGGACCTCCCCCGACAGGTCGTGTCCCCGCTGCTGACGTTAGACGCCGTCAGACTCATCCCCACCGCCACCGTCACAGAGGACGTCACGTTCTGGAGATCACTCGGACCGGCCTGGACAACACCAAG GGAAGAATGGCCGTACGACGAGTACGTCCCCCCGTACCTGCCGAGGTTCCGGGACGGCTGGGCGCCTGCGCAGGTTGCCGACGAGATCAACCTGCCGATCCACCCCGACCTGCCGTCCGTGGGCGCGACTCACACCGCGCGGGTCGTCCCAAAGGCAGCTGAAAGCAGTATG CAACGAGCAGTGTCCCTTGACCGACTGGATCAGCTTGACGCCCAACCGGAGCAGCTACCTATCAGTGAGCCG ATCGTGTATCGGCGGATGGAAAAGCGCCCCAGTCGGGCCGAGCATCTACCCCTTCCCCCAGTAGAGAGGATGCGACGCCGGCGGGTATCAGAAGCTACAGATCGTTCGGGAAAGACCGAAAAGCTGACGTATCACGCACCGCCGGTACCACCGCAACCTTCCAGCCCACCCCCACTACCGCCACCGTCACAGGCCCCGACCGTCCCGGCGAGTAGCGTTACGGAAAAG TCTACAGAGGAACATGTGTTTCAGTTTGAACAGAACGGCTATCGGATTGAAGATGACCTGACGTCGATGgctacaacaaacacacaaag GTATCACTCTGTGTCCGCCTCCCGACACGGGTCCCGACACGGTACACGCGGACCCCGCTGTAAGGCACGGGTGTCCTTCGACGCGCGCAACTCTCACGAGCTGAGCATCGTCAAAGGGGAGAAATTGGAGATCAGAGACGCGTCACGCCAGCGTTGGTGGCGCGTGCGCAATAGAAGCGGAGATGAAGGCTTCGTTCCGTCAAGCTTCATCGATCTAGGAGATGGG ACGAGTAGAGCCACCAGCGTAGCAAGCAGTGTACGGGCGCGGTCCAGCCACAGTCGGAGCCGTAGCCGTAGCCGTAAGCGAGCCCCATCTGTGGCACGGGAATCGGTGGGGACGTACTCAGTCCCACCGTCCGAACCAG GACATGTGACCCAGGCCGTTGACCCCAGGGACCTGACTTATGACCCTAGTGACCTGACCTATGACTCCACCACTGAAGACGTGCGCATCTGGCTGAAGAAGAACGGCTTCAGTCGTAACGCCATGGACTACCTCGGAGTTCTGACGGGAACACAGCTCTTCAGCCTCACCAAGGCAGAGCTGCAGCTGGTGTGCGGGGAGGAGGGCGGCAAGGTTTATGAGGCAATGACACACGTCAAGACGAAAATACAGGGCAGCAAGAATGGACGTTAA